AGCGATGCTCTCATCGGGGTGTGGACTGCCAGTACCCAGATGTGTCTAAGTCTTCATCAACCAGAAACCCAAATTCGGATCTCCGACACCAACCACCGGCTACAGTGCGTGGTGGTTCGGAAAACAGCATGGAAAATAGAACTTCATCTATGAATCGAGATTCCTCCGTTGCGCATTCACCAGCCTCGTCACTTGGGTTGTAAGTTGAGTCCCTTGCAAGTCTACTTGGCAATTCCCTGTGTGCTGAAGTTTACTGAAATATGTTCTGTTATGTAGTGAGTTGAACTCGAACAAGACAATCATCAAGCAACACATCGATGCTTTCTTCGACTTTGTCTATCCAATACCCTGCTATGGCTTCATCCACAAGGCAACCTTCTGTCAAAGCTGGGCACAGGACACATACAACCCGCGCCTTCTGAAGGCAATGTGTGGTCTGACAACGCGCTATATTGCATCAGGGGACAGTAACCGTCTGCAACAAGCGACTAGATGGATCCAAGAGTCGGAGATGCAGCTCTTTATGCGGCTCAGTGAGCCTTCCATGTCGGATATCGAGGCACTTATGCTCACTACACTGGACCACATCATCGCTCGTCGATTTAGTAAAATGCTAGTATCTGCTTGCCTTGCAGCAAGACTAGCATTCATGATGCGACTCAACTATGAAGATGGCCGCCTAAGCTTCCTTACTCAAGAGCGTCGCCGGCGTCTCATGTGGGGGATCTACACCATGGAAACGCTTTACTCCAGCGGAAGAACAGAATTCACCGGGTGTCCGAAGGAAACAATACACCTCCAACTTCCCTGCCACGAGCGATCTTTTACTCTGGATATTCCTGTAATGACAGAACCTCTGAAGCCCCCGGAAAATCAATGTTCTCTGGAGCTAGGTCTGATGGCGTACAATATCCGAGTCCTCGACATTCGAGATCGAATACAAAGGTACAGTATCAAGATTTTATTGCTGCCTTGACGGTCTGTCGGCCCCAAGCTAACCAGTCTATCTAGGTTATCGCACACAATCACACATCATCGGAAGCCCTTAGTTGAATGTGTTTCGCTCCTCAAAGGACTTGTGGACGAACTCGATGCGCTGCGCCGTTCGCTACCGCCACAATTTGCATTCGACAAAAAGAACCTCTTTCTCCGAGCCTACACCCCACAACGCACCCCTTTCGTCATGTTCCATACATGGTGGCATCAGTGCCAATGCGATATGTACAGGTTTACGATACCGGGCTTTCGGGAAGGTCTCCCCGTGGAAGAGTTGCAAACTCTGCCTCAGGACTTGGTCTCTTTCTGCAGAGACAAGTGTCTCCAGCATGCGCTTGCTGTTGCGAATATCATGGCAACAGTGAATGAAATGGGGAGAGACATTTTTATCACAGATCCGGCCTTGGTGATGTGTACTTTCCACTCTGCCCGTGTCATATCACGGCTTGGATCAAGCCAGTTCGCCAACTTGCCCAAGGATGTCTTGATATCCAAACTGAAGGCGTGCTCAGATATTCTGGAGACGCCAGCTGAGATATACCCCACCACCAAGCTGTTGCGAGGTGGAATTGCAGATCTCATACACGATGTGGAGCGTGACTCTGGGGACTCCAGCCCGCTCAGATCTAATTGGGAGGCCGAACAGCCAGGATCCGACAACGAGGCGACCGGGGCTCAACAACCTGGTGTGGAGAGAGGTACGCAAGGGTCGGTGACGGAGGTCTATTCAAAATACAGCGTCACAGATGAGATTCGGAAACTGAAATTCCAACAAGACGGTGAAGAGGACAGGGATGAGTACCAGTCAAATGCGCCGGCAATAGGGGTGGGCGCAGATGGTGTCACACCTCAGCAGTTCCTGATGACCGATATGTCAAAGGAGCATGGCCCGCAGCCATACATGCCGATGCCTCAAGATTTGACAGCCAATGGCTTTGGCTTTTCAGAAGCTGGCTTCGGTACAAGTGCGGCACCGTACGATGTATCAATGACTCTGGGTTTTGAGCCGAGTTACGGGGAATGTCAGCCAGACTTATTTCTAGATACCTTCATGCCACTCCAAAACGACTGGAATATGGCTGATTCTGGTTGCTTTTGATCGTTGGTAGCACCGATCTCGAGATCTGGAACCCCAAATTCACAACGCTCTTGGCACTGCTGTCATCTTGCAACGGTTTTCAGTGACTTTGTAGCAGGCTACATGGAGCTATCGATGAGATCCTCAAGCCCTAAGCTTCGAGGCATTACGCAAGGTCTTTGTCTGAAGTCTCTATATAGAACAAATACTTGGTGCGTAGGTATGTGTACATGTAACATCTGCTCAAGCCCGACCACGCATATGGGGGCCTTTACTCAAAGGCCAGTCCAGAACACGTCCTTCTCAAGCTCAAAGGAGCCATCTAAGATCGCGCCTCCTGCAACGATTGAAGCAGTATATCGGCCTCTTTCACAACACCAACTGTTCCTCTTCTCATCCCAGACAGCGGTGCTATATCTATCGATAGGAATTGAGACTCTTCTTCTCTCCCCTGGCTGCAAGAGGACTTTCTCGAATCCCATAAGCGAGCGAACGGGACGCGAAAATCTTGACTTGGGAGATGTAGTCGAGTAGTTGATGTACAGGCGGACAACTTCTGCGCCTGCCATCCGCCCGGTATTTTCTATGCTGATGTGAACTCTGGAGGACGATACCTGTATCTCCGAGATTTGGAAGGTAGTGTAACTCAGACCATGGCTGGGAGAACGTCAGCTTGCAGGCTTCTGCAAAAGTACAAGCAAGTCAACTTACCCAAATGGGAATGCAACCTCCATCTTTCTCGCTTCGTACCAGCGGTACCCAACAAAGATGTCTTCAGAGTAGTAGACCTTGCCATTGTCGCTGCCGAATGCAAGGTACGCAGGATTGTCTTCTAGCCGAGCAGGGAAGGTCATAGGCAATTTGCCGCTGGGGTTGATGCGTCCAAATATAACGTCCGCTACGGCGTTGCCCGCCTCATTGCCGCCGTACCAGCTGTGGACCATCGTCCTGGCGCTATGCCTCCAAGGTAGGCTGATTGGATTCCCGGCTTGAGTAATCACGATAGTGTTCGGTTGCGCATCTAGAACCGCTGCGATAAGGTTATCTACTTGTGGCGGCATGTTCATCGTGTCTCTATCTTTGCCCTCCTTTTCCAAGTCCGCCTAGAGTAACTATCGTCAGCTTTCTGGGATGCAACAGTTGTTAAGAGTTTCTTACGTTTAGTCCGGCAACCACAAAAGTGTATTTGCATCTCTTCGCTAGCTCGACGGCTCTTTGGATGCCCTCTTCAGGATCAATTTTACGGCAACCACCTAACCGGCACGCGCCACCTGGGATCGCTAACAGTGAGCCACCCTTCACCTTTGATGTCGCAGCACTGCCGGCCTCAACGCGAAGGTGATACCGCTTCCCAGCTGTCATCTCATACGTTGCTCGCCTTTCGGCTGAGCCCTTGCCGAAGAACATGCCTCCCGGTGTCTGTTCTGTTGAGTTGTCAATGACGAGCTCATCATTGATGAATAGGTCACCAATGCCGTAAGTCGCCAAACCGAATTCGTACGTGCCGGTGTGTTCTGGAACGAAATTTGCACGCATAGACATGAAGAAAGTTTCTCCCTTCTGGGGATGCTCGTAGTCCATCAGTTGATAGGTGGTGTCCGGTATCGTAACACGATCAAACGGCATTCGCTGTTTGATCATATGCGGCTCGTTGAATAATTCGATCGTCACACCTCGTTGACCTTCATCATTGCACACGTTGTCTTCTGTGAAAGGCGGTAACAAGATATATCCATACACACCCGGCTCATGGTGTACTTCAGCTGTAGGAGGTAGTGAGTCCCGTATGCCCTTGAGTACGGAACTGGTGTAGTATGGTCGAAGACTCGCGCTGCCTCCTCCACAAGCAGCTGCGAGCTCAGCATTTGGCCCGATGATGGCCACTTCACTGCAGTCTTCGGTTGATATTGGCAATAGATTGGCAGAATTCTTCAACAGCACGATACTCTCGCCTGCTAAACGGCGATTCAGGGCCCTGTCTTCAAGAACATCCCGCATATTCTCTTCCTTCTCGACGCGAGCTGAAGCCGCGTCATTGACAAACTGTAAAACTTTTCGCGCTCGCTCGTCTATGGTGTGTTGTTGTACTTTGCCGGAGAAGACTGCGGCAAGGGCTTCTTTCTCTCTGTAACGACTAGGGCCGGGCATCTCAATGTCAACGCCAGCGTTGAGCGCTCCCTCACAAGAGTAGGTGCCGTACCTGCACGTGTTAGCCGATACACTGTTGAACGAATGGAGCATGAGACCTGCCAGTCACTCATAATGAGACCATCAAACCCCCACTCTTTCCGCAGGATGTCTTGAAGAATCATGGAGTTCTCAGAAACATGCAGGCCGCCAATTTTGTTGTAAGAAGACATCACTACTCTGGGATTGCTGTCTCTCAAAGCGATTTGGAAAGGTAAGAGATAGACTTCTCGAAGTGCCCTGTCAGACATGCGCACGTCGAGAGACATCTTTTCGGTCTCTTGATCATTAGCCACAAAGTGCTTCAGAGCTGCCAGAGTCCCTCGAGATTGAACCCCCCTGATGATAGCAGCTGCAAGCATTCCACTCAAGTGCGGGTCCTCAGAGAAGGACTCGAAGCCACGACCATTCAGCGGGGAGCGAATGATATTGACCGTTGGGCCGAGCCAGACATGGGCACCTTTGGCGTCGCATTCTTTGGAAAGCAGCTGGCCAGCTTGCTCGATCAACTCAGGGTTCCATGTTGCTCCTAGGCCGCTCCCACAAGGGATGCAAAGCGCAGGCACTGGGTTGAAGAATCGTGAGCCTCTGACGCCATTGGGTCCATCGGTGCATTTGATGGCCGGGACGTTGTGCTGGGGAAGAGGGGTGGAGTGCCAAAAGTCGGAGCCTTTGCCCATAAACTGTCAGTACTAGGGACTCAGCTTGATGGGTTTCTTTTCTTGGGGGGTTCTCACCGGCAAGCAGCGAGACCTTCTCTGCGAGTGTGGCATTTTCGATGATCTGATCAACGTTGACAAGCTTTCTTGGAGGCGGTTGCATGTTGGATGAAATCAACTCGTTGTCGTGAGACACCATGTTCAACACCAACAACCAGTATAATAAACGATCTCAAAAAAGATGAATAGAGAAACTATTGAAATCGAAATATGGAGTGAGCTCCTCAAACGAGAGCTGAGAGGTATACGGAGAGCTACCCGGATACCCGGGCTGCCGTTTCGGATGTCGGGAGCCGGAGCAGCCCGGAAGTCGCCGTATTTGGTGCGCTGCACGATGCGAAGGTGGAGTGAGCTAAAATAAGCTAGGTACTTGTACATTGCGGAGTGGAAATAGCGCTGAGGGGCATGTAGGTTAGCCTTCCAATTGCATGTGATTAACCACTGTGCCACTGTAATAGTGTGAGGACTCGTCTTTCTCATGAATACGTTACGCAGTATTCTGCAAGTCGGGCATGAAGACATGAGCTACGACTTGAACAGCCTTGTGGCTTCTTGTGATACTTCAATTTATGAATGGCTGTTGCCGTCAGATTGTCGGTCGCGGCGACCCCTTCCATGATTGAACTGATGGCAGAATCATGATATCCGACTGACAGAGAACGATGGAATGTTATGAACGTGGCGAGTATGATGGGACATGGGAAGAGGTGTGGAAGTCAAGTGAGTATTATTCGTAAGTTACCGTGGTTGATTCATGTACTCTATCTGAAAACGTCCATATAGGTGATCCAATATGTTGAGCCATAAAATCAGCCAAAATGAGCAAGGGTTTGACGATGTCCACCGTTTGCGCTGACAGCAGCTCCGTTGACCCAACGTCCCTCTTCAC
The Colletotrichum lupini chromosome 6, complete sequence DNA segment above includes these coding regions:
- a CDS encoding Cel3c; the encoded protein is MRNTLTINIALADLAVGLQLGRLRYPGSIPICGPPCSNEDDKPTYASMISPYPPTIKIIRSEHIVNKSKMSSTTSPAEPWSLKGKTAIVTGGSRGIGSGIAVHFARKGVENLAITYVANKAAADNTLAQCRELGVRNAVAIKADSIDPTIAPKIIKDALNGLKVTTIDILVNNAILADITNTSDVKTLQAKDFNDIMVANVYTPVSLTTAFMEHAPKYGGRVINISSIAGRVGNPSPIMTYGATKAALDSFTRSFADTFAAEKGMTFNSVAVGPTETDALAKARELHAEFIDKQIEYMTVGPRLGNTDDIAYIVGFLASEEGRWVNGAAVSANEYMNQPRSIMEGVAATDNLTATAIHKLKILRNVFMRKTSPHTITRYFHSAMYKYLAYFSSLHLRIVQRTKYGDFRAAPAPDIRNGSPGIRLISSNMQPPPRKLVNVDQIIENATLAEKVSLLAGSDFWHSTPLPQHNVPAIKCTDGPNGVRGSRFFNPVPALCIPCGSGLGATWNPELIEQAGQLLSKECDAKGAHVWLGPTVNIIRSPLNGRGFESFSEDPHLSGMLAAAIIRGVQSRGTLAALKHFVANDQETEKMSLDVRMSDRALREVYLLPFQIALRDSNPRVVMSSYNKIGGLHVSENSMILQDILRKEYGTYSCEGALNAGVDIEMPGPSRYREKEALAAVFSGKVQQHTIDERARKVLQFVNDAASARVEKEENMRDVLEDRALNRRLAGESIVLLKNSANLLPISTEDCSEVAIIGPNAELAAACGGGSASLRPYYTSSVLKGIRDSLPPTAEVHHEPGVYGYILLPPFTEDNVCNDEGQRGVTIELFNEPHMIKQRMPFDRVTIPDTTYQLMDYEHPQKGETFFMSMRANFVPEHTGTYEFGLATYGIGDLFINDELVIDNSTEQTPGGMFFGKGSAERRATYEMTAGKRYHLRVEAGSAATSKVKGGSLLAIPGGACRLGGCRKIDPEEGIQRAVELAKRCKYTFVVAGLNADLEKEGKDRDTMNMPPQVDNLIAAVLDAQPNTIVITQAGNPISLPWRHSARTMVHSWYGGNEAGNAVADVIFGRINPSGKLPMTFPARLEDNPAYLAFGSDNGKVYYSEDIFVGYRWYEARKMEVAFPFGHGLSYTTFQISEIQVSSSRVHISIENTGRMAGAEVVRLYINYSTTSPKSRFSRPVRSLMGFEKVLLQPGERRRVSIPIDRYSTAVWDEKRNRGAILDGSFELEKDVFWTGL